One segment of Halococcus salsus DNA contains the following:
- a CDS encoding ribbon-helix-helix protein, CopG family: MTKTVSAKIPDEMKAAIDREEINVSEVIREAIEDALTEQRREALQRDATTLRESVGGRVDSETVTEAVRETRRDN, from the coding sequence ATGACGAAGACCGTCTCGGCGAAGATCCCGGACGAGATGAAGGCCGCGATCGACCGCGAGGAGATCAACGTGAGCGAGGTGATCCGTGAAGCGATCGAGGATGCACTCACCGAGCAGCGGCGCGAAGCCCTCCAGCGCGACGCCACGACGCTCCGCGAGAGCGTCGGCGGCCGGGTCGATTCCGAGACGGTGACCGAGGCGGTCCGTGAGACGCGACGGGACAACTGA
- a CDS encoding type II toxin-antitoxin system VapC family toxin, whose product MRRDGTTDVVGKLFDASSLVDVLIGADGVDVGVEAVFDQHILDLTIYESSNALWKIAFVRDELTTTELETAISILGRLDRDVSVEKATGATLLSVMQTARRTGCTFYDASYITVADSHDLTLVTEDEAVREAAASEDVESLSVVDLPE is encoded by the coding sequence GTGAGACGCGACGGGACAACTGACGTGGTGGGAAAGCTCTTCGATGCGAGTTCGCTGGTGGACGTTCTCATCGGGGCCGACGGCGTGGACGTCGGTGTCGAGGCCGTGTTCGACCAGCACATCCTAGATCTGACGATCTACGAATCCTCGAACGCGCTCTGGAAGATCGCGTTCGTCAGGGACGAACTGACGACGACCGAACTCGAAACCGCCATCAGCATTCTCGGGCGGCTCGACCGCGACGTGTCGGTCGAGAAAGCAACGGGGGCGACGCTGCTCTCGGTGATGCAAACCGCTCGACGGACAGGGTGTACGTTCTACGACGCGAGCTATATCACCGTTGCCGATAGCCACGATTTGACGCTTGTCACAGAGGATGAGGCCGTACGCGAAGCGGCGGCGAGCGAGGATGTCGAGTCCCTTTCGGTGGTGGACCTCCCCGAGTAG
- a CDS encoding ABC transporter permease, which translates to MNPRSYRKLVEAHAKRLAREPTTLFFTLAFPLLFLLLIGTVFDAGAGGAAGGAGGGAADAYSYGIDQLVPALVGVVLGSIALTTIPVSTASDREQGVLRRFKASPMPAWRWVATEVTTYFVVALLGVLLLVVGGLVVYDVRFSGSWMAVFAGFSLSALSFIAFGYLVASLSPTPRVASVVGQVLYMPMLFVSGAVMPLSALPDWLHAVAEVLPMTHVVRVMQALWSGRGWPVGSVAVLVCVLVAGGGLSARLFRWE; encoded by the coding sequence ATGAACCCCCGGAGCTATCGAAAGCTCGTCGAGGCCCACGCCAAACGCCTCGCGCGCGAACCGACGACGCTGTTCTTCACGCTCGCCTTTCCTCTGTTGTTTCTCCTGCTCATCGGAACCGTCTTCGACGCCGGAGCGGGCGGTGCAGCAGGTGGGGCGGGGGGCGGTGCAGCCGATGCCTACTCCTACGGGATCGACCAACTCGTGCCCGCGCTCGTGGGAGTCGTGCTCGGTTCGATCGCACTCACCACGATCCCCGTTTCGACCGCCAGCGACCGCGAACAAGGTGTGCTGCGGCGGTTCAAAGCCAGCCCGATGCCCGCGTGGCGGTGGGTCGCCACCGAGGTCACGACCTACTTCGTGGTCGCGCTGCTCGGGGTGCTCCTTTTGGTGGTCGGCGGGCTGGTGGTCTACGACGTCCGGTTTTCGGGCAGCTGGATGGCCGTGTTCGCGGGTTTCTCCCTGAGCGCGCTCTCGTTCATCGCCTTCGGCTATCTGGTCGCCAGCCTCTCGCCAACGCCACGGGTCGCCAGCGTGGTCGGCCAGGTACTCTACATGCCGATGCTGTTCGTCTCGGGTGCGGTGATGCCGCTCTCGGCGCTCCCCGACTGGCTCCATGCCGTCGCCGAGGTGCTCCCGATGACCCACGTCGTGCGGGTGATGCAGGCGCTCTGGTCCGGTCGGGGCTGGCCGGTGGGATCGGTGGCGGTGCTCGTCTGCGTGCTGGTCGCCGGCGGCGGGCTGTCGGCGCGGCTCTTCCGATGGGAGTAG
- a CDS encoding enoyl-CoA hydratase/isomerase family protein: protein MSWETIDLEWDGDVATITVDRPDRLNAMNVETLEALEEALSEARDARALVLTGAGEKAFVAGADIGYMADLSVSEAQAYAELGHRVTDAIETFPAPVIAAINGYAFGGGCELALAADLRVASERAMLGQTEIDLGIVPGWGGTQRLSRLVGDELARRLVFFGERLDAQDAHQFGLVGELVAHDELDSHVAEMAAELAAKPKYALQAAKESLNQVHESDQSDGLTYERRLWSGLFGTADQHEGMTAFVEDREPDFE, encoded by the coding sequence ATGTCCTGGGAGACTATCGACCTCGAATGGGACGGCGACGTGGCGACCATCACCGTCGACCGGCCGGACCGGCTGAACGCGATGAACGTCGAGACCCTCGAGGCGCTGGAGGAAGCGCTCTCGGAGGCCCGCGACGCCCGCGCGCTGGTGCTCACCGGCGCGGGCGAGAAGGCGTTCGTCGCGGGGGCGGACATCGGCTACATGGCGGATCTCTCGGTGTCGGAAGCCCAGGCCTACGCGGAGCTCGGCCACCGCGTCACCGACGCCATCGAGACCTTCCCCGCGCCCGTCATCGCGGCGATCAACGGCTACGCCTTCGGCGGGGGCTGCGAACTCGCGCTCGCCGCCGACCTCCGGGTGGCGAGCGAGCGCGCGATGCTCGGCCAGACCGAGATCGACCTCGGGATCGTCCCCGGCTGGGGTGGCACGCAACGTCTCTCGCGACTGGTCGGCGACGAGCTCGCCCGCCGACTGGTCTTCTTCGGCGAGCGCCTCGACGCCCAGGACGCCCACCAGTTCGGCCTCGTCGGCGAGCTCGTCGCCCACGACGAACTCGACTCCCACGTCGCCGAGATGGCCGCGGAGCTCGCCGCCAAACCCAAGTACGCCCTGCAGGCCGCGAAGGAGTCGCTGAATCAGGTCCACGAGTCCGACCAGTCGGACGGGCTGACCTACGAGCGCCGCCTCTGGAGCGGGCTGTTCGGTACTGCCGACCAGCACGAAGGCATGACCGCCTTCGTCGAGGACCGCGAACCCGATTTCGAGTGA
- a CDS encoding transcription factor S, whose amino-acid sequence MEFCDECGSMMKTEGDEWVCGSCGFTKLRNAETEAAMTTTQGQEETEVIDVSDVDDRGLPTTEVHCDECGNDEAYWYMQQIRSADESETRFFVCTNCEHRWREDDH is encoded by the coding sequence ATGGAATTCTGCGACGAGTGCGGTTCGATGATGAAGACAGAGGGCGACGAGTGGGTCTGTGGGAGCTGTGGGTTCACCAAGCTCCGAAACGCCGAAACCGAGGCCGCGATGACAACGACACAAGGTCAAGAGGAAACCGAGGTCATCGACGTCAGCGACGTCGACGACCGGGGATTGCCGACCACCGAGGTCCACTGCGACGAGTGTGGCAACGACGAGGCGTATTGGTACATGCAACAGATCCGCTCGGCCGACGAGTCCGAGACGCGCTTTTTCGTCTGTACCAACTGCGAACACCGCTGGCGCGAGGACGATCATTAA
- a CDS encoding ABC transporter ATP-binding protein codes for MSEPSVHDESNAVITVEGLTKRYGDVLAVDDVSFAVREGEIFGVVGPNGSGKTTTVESVMGLGPFEGEVRVLGLDPRRERTALAQRIGMQLQAAELPARLTVLELLDLFSTFYDEPVAYEPLLETWGIDDERHSRFEALSGGQKQRLFIALALLNDPEVVFLDEPTSGLDPEAREAAWALVERIREAGTTVVLVTHYMAEAETLCDRVAILDDGDLVALDTPRNLLAELDTGRGVVFDDHPDLDLDGVRGLAAVERVERDDGVVRAFGAADDLVSSVVLELEGQATPLRNLRTLQPDLADVFMERTGRVEEARGR; via the coding sequence ATGTCGGAACCCTCGGTCCACGACGAGTCGAACGCGGTGATCACCGTCGAGGGGCTCACCAAACGCTACGGCGATGTGCTCGCGGTCGACGACGTGAGCTTCGCGGTCCGGGAGGGCGAGATCTTCGGCGTCGTCGGGCCGAACGGGTCGGGGAAGACCACGACCGTCGAATCGGTGATGGGGCTCGGTCCGTTCGAGGGCGAGGTGCGCGTCCTGGGACTCGACCCCCGTCGGGAGCGTACCGCGCTCGCCCAACGGATCGGGATGCAGCTCCAGGCCGCCGAACTCCCCGCCCGGCTCACGGTGCTCGAACTCCTCGACCTGTTTTCGACGTTCTACGACGAGCCGGTGGCCTACGAACCCCTGCTCGAAACGTGGGGGATCGACGATGAGCGCCACAGCCGGTTCGAGGCGCTCTCGGGCGGGCAGAAACAGCGCCTGTTCATCGCGCTCGCGCTCCTCAACGACCCCGAAGTGGTCTTCCTCGACGAACCCACCTCCGGCCTCGACCCCGAGGCCCGCGAGGCGGCGTGGGCACTGGTCGAACGCATCCGTGAGGCGGGGACGACCGTCGTGCTGGTCACGCACTACATGGCCGAAGCCGAAACCCTCTGTGACCGGGTAGCGATCCTCGACGACGGCGACCTCGTCGCGCTCGACACCCCACGAAACCTGCTCGCGGAGCTCGATACGGGTCGTGGTGTGGTGTTCGACGACCATCCCGACCTCGATCTCGATGGGGTTCGTGGCCTCGCCGCGGTCGAACGGGTCGAGCGCGACGATGGCGTGGTCCGGGCGTTCGGGGCTGCCGACGACCTCGTCTCGTCGGTGGTGCTCGAGCTCGAAGGGCAGGCGACACCGTTGCGAAACCTCCGAACGCTCCAACCGGATCTCGCCGACGTGTTCATGGAGCGCACGGGCCGGGTAGAGGAGGCGCGCGGGAGATGA